Genomic DNA from Cucurbita pepo subsp. pepo cultivar mu-cu-16 chromosome LG13, ASM280686v2, whole genome shotgun sequence:
CTCCGGTCGACTGGCGGCACGTACCAGACTTGCACGTGTGCCATTCCGTTTTTGGCTAAGAAGCAAGGTCTCGTGACGGTCACGTGCGACTCGAAGAATCTTaagcatattttaaaaactcgGTTCGAGAATTACCCGAAAGGGCCGAATTGGCAAGCTGTGTTTCATGATTTGCTTGGTGATGGAATCTTCAATTCAGATGGTGACACGTGGTTGTTCCAGCGTAAAACTGCTGCACTGGAATTTACCACTAGGACTCTCCGCCAAGCCATGGCTCGTTGGGTTAGCCGAGCTATTAAGAATCGGTTTTGTCCAATTCTTGAGTCGGCTCAACGTCATGCTAAGCCGGTTGATCTACAGGACCTTTTGCTTCGGCTTACGTTCGATAATATTTGTGGGTTGACTTTTGGTAAGGATCCACAAACTCTTGCGCTTGAATTGCCTGAAAACGGCTTTGCGCTAGCTTTCGATCGAGCCACTGAAGCGACATTGTGTCGATTTATTTTGCCTGGCTTTATCTGGAAGCTAAAAAAATGGCTCCGGCTCGGGATGGAGGTCACCTTAACCCAAAGCCTCGAGGACACAAATCAATACTTGACAAATATCATCAAGACACGTAAGCTCGAGCTGTCCAGTCAGCACCATGTCGACAATAGTGGGACACCTCACGACGACTTGCTGTCAAGGTttatgaaaaagaaggaatCCTACTCAGACGAATTCCTCCAACACGTGGTGCTTAACTTCATCCTAGCTGGACGAGACACGTCATCGGTCGCACTGAGCTGGTTCTTTTGGTTGGTCAGTCAAAACCCAAGAGTGGAGGAAAAAATCCTCATCGAAATATGCACCGTTCTGATGGAGACACGTGGCGAAGATATATCCACGTGGGTTGAAGAGCCGTTGGGATTTGAAGAAGTGGATAAATTGATTTACCTGAAAGCTGCCTTGTCGGAAACTCTTCGACTTTACCCATCGGTGCCGGAAGATTCAAAACATGTGATAAACGACGACGTTTTACCCACCGGAACTTTCGTCCCCGCCGGCTCCTCTGTTACGTATTCAATATACTCAATTGGTCGGATGAAATTCATATGGGGGGAAGATTGTTTAGAATTCAAGCCAGAGAGATGGCTGTTGGGGTCAGATAACGACAAAATTGAGCTTcaaaatacttataaattcattgcTTTTAATGCCGGACCAAGAATATGCTTGGGGAAAGATTTGGCCTACTTGCAAATGAAGTCGATTGCGGCCGCGGTGTTGCTCCGCCACCGCCTGACAGTGGTTGCCGGCCACCGTGTCGAGCAGAAGATGTCGCTGACATTGTTCATGAAGTATGGACTTAAAGTTCAATTGCAACCCAGAGATTTGGGGCATGTGGCGGAGAAGATTAGACAGACAGCGGCGGAGACGGTGGCGACGGCGGAAAATATGGCTGTCTTGTTGTAAGAGTATTGTTGTTGTTcacaaacattttaattttgtagtaCTTGAAGTTGCTCAAAGCTCAAGCAACGTATTCACAAAagtgtaatttatttttaaaatgctattaataatttaaatgaaaaatattccaaatttattttcaccCAAGTAGTCCGATGTCTTATACTTGTTAACTCGAACCTCGCAAAGggtaatcaaaattttagctTTCGGCCTAAAAGGGGTAGTAGGGATGTGAACCTTCAACCTCAGGTAATAGAAATTTTAACTTCTAACCTCGGGAGGTGTAGTAGAGCTATGAACCTCTAACCTTACAAGATAAGGGGATTTGAACCTTTGGACTCACTCTATGAGTGTATGAACCTCACAAGACTCGATTTGAGCGTTCAGACCTCATTAGATACGAGTATATGAATCTCACAAGATAAAGGGGATTTGAACCTTCGACCCTAAAGGGGTAATAGGAATTTTACCCTCCAACCTCAAGGTAATAGGGATACAAACCTCCAACTTCGTAGGATAGGAGTCGAACCTTTGAACTCTCAGTATATTAAACCTTCGATCTCACAAGAGATAATAGAGATTTGAATCTAGGATGTTACAAGTTGTAGGGATTTGAACCTCCAACCCCAAATAGGGTTGAAGGAATTTTAAACCTCCGACCTCCGACCTACCCTAAAGGAGATAGTAGGGTGGAACCTTCAACTTCACACGACGAGAGAATTTGAATCTCTAACTTCACACATTCGATATGAGAATTAGAACCTCGATTACTAGAGATGTGAATcgttaacccaaaaaaaaaaaaaaaaaaaaaaaaaaaaaaaaaaaaNNNNNNNNNNNNNNNNNNNNNNNNNNNNNNNNNNNNNNNNNNNNNNNNNNNNNNNNNNNNNNNNNNNNNNNNNNNNNNNNNNNNNNNNNNNNNNNNNNNNNNNNNNNNNNNNNNNNNNNNNNNNNNNNNNNNNNNNNNNNNNATGAAAGTTCTAGAGATAGTTCATgcacaaaagaataaaagtccaataaaaacatgaaaattacaacacaaaaataatttacacaCAAACCCATCTCAGTTCTGAACCTGAAGGGCAccaaattaacaaataaagaTTACAAAAACACATAATAAAAAGATGATACTCCAAAGATAATGAATCAAGGTCTTGTCTTCAAGCTCTGGCCTTGAATGGAATAGCTCTGATGATGATCTGGTGGTAAATCGCAGCCAGAGCAGCTCCAATGAACGGCCCCACCCAGAAGATCCACTGCAACACAATAGAAGTAACCTCAATTAGTGAGGAGCAAGAATGGGTACCAAATTCAATgctaaaatggtaatttataGCGTTACACTCACATGGTCATCCCATGCGTGTTCCCTGTTGTAGATAATGGCAGCTCCGAGACTTCTCGCCGGGTTAATGCCGGTGCCGGTGATCGGAATCGTGGCCAAATGAACCAAGAACACAGCAAACCCAATTGGAAGTGGAGCCAAAATCTACGCACAACATTCAACCAAATCGTAAGTTTACATGCAAAAACAGGGGATTAGAACAGAGCAAGAATTTCTCTTACAGGGACGTGAGAATCTCTGGCGTTTCTCTTGGCGTCGGTGGCGGAGAAGACGGTGTAGACCAGAACGAAGGTGCCGATGATCTCGGCGCCGAGGCCGCTGCCTTTGGTGTAGCCAGCGGCGACGAAGTTAGCGCCGCCGAGCTTTTGCTCGTAGATGGACTTCTCAAAACCCTTCACGACGCCGGCGCCACAGATTGCGCCTAGGCATTGCATTATGATGTAGAATATGGCTCTGGTGAGCGACAGCTTTCTCGCCAAGAAAAGCCCGAATGTCACCGCCGGATTAATATGCCCACCTgagaaaaaacagagcaaaacagAAAGTTGAATCAAAACCAGATTTCTTAACAGATCTAAGAGCAGAGtaaaggaagaacaaaagggGTTTGTGGGTTACCGGAGATGCCGGCGGTGCAGTAGACGAGAGCGAAGATCATGCCACCGAAGGCCCACGCGATGCCCTGAATGCCGACGGTGGAGCATTTGGACGGAGCTCGGCTGACTCCCATCACCGTCAAGATGGTAATGTACAGGAACAAGAAAGTGGCCACGAACTCCGCGATTCCGGCTCTGTAAAAGGACCATGACGTGAGCTCGCCGGGCTCGTACAGCGGAGCAGGCGGCGGCTCTTTGTAGTCCTTGTCCGTCTGAGCTGATGTGCCGATTGGCTGTCTTTCGGAGTACTTGTTAGCTCCTAGCTTCACGTCCTCTTCTTTGCCCTccatttccttcttctttgccGAGTTTGGTTTCGAACTGAGCTGTGTGACTATGGCgggtttctctctctaaaattgggtttctctctcctcacAATGGATTTCTGTTGCTTTTGGGGAAGAAGATAGAAGTAGCGAGCAGGCTGATGGGGGGTCTTTTATAGGACTTATGGGTTACCTTCCCCCAAACGACGtcgttctttttatttatttatttatttatttctaaaacatttgggttaaattaatattgttaaaataacttttaaattatgtaaaaacCCTATCCccaaaacgacgtcgttttttttatttatttataaaacatttgggctaaattaatattgttaaaataacttttaaattatgtaaaaacCCTAAGATAAAATATCCAAAATTGAGACttaatttattgatatatcgataaaatataataataataataataataataaataagttttaagaattataattacgaattaaattataattattattattggaatTAGTGAATTAATTCTCAATATTGACATTGAATGATTTATGAATATAATGGACTTAATAATTCCATTCCTATGCCAATAAACCTTAAACTCgggaaataaatatttattttaattttaaaaattgggaTAATTCGACTTATTcactcaaaaaaattaaataatatatttttaaaaatatctgaattaagaaaaatgttaaattaaataatatttattttaaattttttgaatgaaaatttggagTGCCATGGTACATATTATTTTCGAGTctcaatttctatttaaaagttaaaagatttttattttaaaaaattgtaaaaaaaaataattaattaaaataaatgaggtgtgttggattaaaattttcttttcctttttggagGGACATGATGAAAAATTaagtgattaaaaaaatataattatagaaattagaAGGGTTAATTAAAGCTTTAATTTGatgattattataataatgtaaaaataaGCATAGAAATTAGGGAAGGAGGGCATTATCGTAATTTAGGGGATCTTTCTGGAAAAAGGCAATGGATTTGACAGGTCATGGGGTGGGTCTATCCTTGCTGTCCTTATCCTCAATAGTAACACTTTCCAGAGtgtcatctttttctttttaatcatattttgtctctctcattttttatttttcttttaaattttagcttTTTCGGGATTCTTAATTCTCCTTTaatgaactttttattttttaaaattaaacttttaaattttaattttatatttttagacGAACCCGACTACTCTCTACaatcgtatgatattgtctattttgagcataagctttcatggctttggtCTGTGCTTCCCAAAAAGACTTACACAGatagagagtattctttgtttatgaactcatgatcattttttaaattagtagaGGTGGGACTTTGATCATCCactatatatatcaaattctaacattttaatttaaatacaatataAAAATCACACGCTTTCTagttaaacgtttttttttttttaatacataagtttaatttctaaaaataaaaaattaaaaaaaaactcaaatacttATCTAACAagctttaattaattaagtttaaataattggtcgataattttaattttgttaaaaaattaaaaaataacaaataatttaacataaCACTAACTCaattaacattatttatttagtttggACTACgagtattaaatattaatttatttggtaaaaaaatgaaaattactaattttattatttagaaaatgtaataaattatttattaataataataataaaaaaaaaattggtgaaGGTTGGTGGATTTggattatttaaaagaaaaaaggaaaaaaagtggGGGAGGGCAAAAAGGTAATTTAACAAAACGGCGAAGTTATTGATGATGGATTCCAGCTTTTAGCTCCCTCCGTAGAGCAACCGGATTTAACCTTTTATTAACGGTACGAAAATCAGAGCCACAGAAGAGAAGCAAAgaggaaacaaacaaaaccgAATCGAGTGGCTGAGATCAACTGACCGTTTTCTGACCGTTACGAGGCCCACGTGTGGTTCCCACACCTCTTGGGCCGCGAGAGTAATAATGAAACTCTTTGAGGGGCATTTAGCAATATAAAAAGACGTGGGAGGGGGGGAATTAGAATTTACCCCAAACTTAGAGGTCGAGATAAAGTTATAGTAAAGTTGCACTTGccttttcaaattcttgtttcgGAATTAATTAGGACTGTGTTatcgtgagatctcacgacAGTTGGAGGagggaataaaacattatttataagactGTAATTACCGACTCGtcttaaaactgtgaggctaactacaatacgtaacaagctaaaacagacaatattagctagtagtaggcttggactgttacaactATGTGACCTAATCACTGAGAAACTCGTGTTCGAGATCGAAGTGAAGGCTCGAACAACATTGGAGTTATATGTTGATCAAGCATGAGCTCAACCTATCTACCAACTTGAGTACACGATGCTACTTGCACATAActtgttaattaattagataacTCATTTTCTGAGCTATGCAATCCTAATCAACTCGGCTCAACACCAATTTGAACTAAGACCTAACTCAAGCTCCGAGTGTACATGGCCCAATACCACTAAGAACTAAATTAAGCTTCTAGAGtcgaaaatatatatcttaacaAATTTTGAGAAGGAAATAACGCCAACGCATGTGCCCTAATCAACAGAGTTACCCACAAAAAGGGGTCATTGGGACCACCAATCTCACaccaaatatttcaaatgtttcaactttcatttttgagAATTGAGAATGGTCCAGGTGGGCTCGATCCTCATTTTTCTATTACAAGTACTTAGATGTTAAGACCTGACCAAATTGTTCGGGTGGTAAAGAT
This window encodes:
- the LOC111808399 gene encoding cytochrome P450 86A7-like, producing the protein MDAAALAAAFGGAVVAYFIWFLNIRRSLSGPRVWPLLGSLPGLIKNGHRMHDWIAENLRSTGGTYQTCTCAIPFLAKKQGLVTVTCDSKNLKHILKTRFENYPKGPNWQAVFHDLLGDGIFNSDGDTWLFQRKTAALEFTTRTLRQAMARWVSRAIKNRFCPILESAQRHAKPVDLQDLLLRLTFDNICGLTFGKDPQTLALELPENGFALAFDRATEATLCRFILPGFIWKLKKWLRLGMEVTLTQSLEDTNQYLTNIIKTRKLELSSQHHVDNSGTPHDDLLSRFMKKKESYSDEFLQHVVLNFILAGRDTSSVALSWFFWLVSQNPRVEEKILIEICTVLMETRGEDISTWVEEPLGFEEVDKLIYLKAALSETLRLYPSVPEDSKHVINDDVLPTGTFVPAGSSVTYSIYSIGRMKFIWGEDCLEFKPERWLLGSDNDKIELQNTYKFIAFNAGPRICLGKDLAYLQMKSIAAAVLLRHRLTVVAGHRVEQKMSLTLFMKYGLKVQLQPRDLGHVAEKIRQTAAETVATAENMAVLL
- the LOC111808401 gene encoding aquaporin PIP1-3-like, producing MEGKEEDVKLGANKYSERQPIGTSAQTDKDYKEPPPAPLYEPGELTSWSFYRAGIAEFVATFLFLYITILTVMGVSRAPSKCSTVGIQGIAWAFGGMIFALVYCTAGISGGHINPAVTFGLFLARKLSLTRAIFYIIMQCLGAICGAGVVKGFEKSIYEQKLGGANFVAAGYTKGSGLGAEIIGTFVLVYTVFSATDAKRNARDSHVPILAPLPIGFAVFLVHLATIPITGTGINPARSLGAAIIYNREHAWDDHWIFWVGPFIGAALAAIYHQIIIRAIPFKARA